A part of Dermacentor variabilis isolate Ectoservices chromosome 10, ASM5094787v1, whole genome shotgun sequence genomic DNA contains:
- the Sf3b5 gene encoding splicing factor 3b subunit 5, producing MGDRYNIHSQLEHLQSKYIGTGHADTARYEWLVNQHRDSYASYLGHFDMLNYFSVVENETKARVRFNIMEKMLQPCGPPPEKAED from the coding sequence ATGGGCGACCGGTACAACATCCACAGCCAGCTGGAGCATCTGCAGTCGAAGTACATCGGCACGGGCCACGCGGACACTGCCCGCTACGAGTGGCTCGTGAACCAACACCGAGACAGCTACGCCTCGTACCTGGGCCACTTCGACATGCTTAACTACTTCTCGGTCGTCGAGAACGAGACCAAGGCGCGCGTGCGATTCAACATCATGGAGAAGATGCTGCAACCGTGCGGACCACCTCCCGAGAAGGCCGAGGACTGA
- the LOC142560795 gene encoding nuclear pore glycoprotein p62-like, with the protein MLGGNTTSTFNFGTSAPATSTFSFGTNKSTPTFNFGGPQPSTGLPSVAPTATAASTTTTAATTATTQAPTQTTGTAAPSSTMHYRLLEESVNQWKVELEELERNFIDQATQVNAWDRLLLSSAERVGQLSSLVERAQLDQQRLEHELDYVAAQQGELERLLAPLESALKQAPALSVQQHADLEREHTYHMAENINSQLNCVSRDIRDIVEQLNAANAFAAQDKPLQQISKVLNSHMDALMWVQHNSGVLQQKLQDLERACQQQRADPLLKR; encoded by the exons ATGTTGGGCGGCAACACGACCAGCACCTTCAACTTCGGCACCTCCGCCCCCGCTACATCAA CATTCTCCTTTGGGACAAACAAGTCGACCCCCACTTTCAACTTTGGTGGGCCACAGCCGTCGACAGGCTTGCCATCCGTCGCACCCACGGCTACTGCAGCGtcgaccaccaccaccgccgccaccactg CTACAACTCAAGCCCCAACACAGACAACCGGCACTGCTGCACCATCTTCAAC AATGCACTACCGACTTCTGGAGGAGTCCGTCAACCAGTGGAAGGTGGAGCTGGAAGAGCTCGAGAGGAACTTCATTGACCAAGCCACGCAG GTTAACGCCTGGGACCGTCTGCTGCTGTCAAGTGCTGAGCGAGTGGGCCAGCTGAGCTCGCTGGTGGAGCGTGCTCAGCTGGACCAGCAGCGGCTGGAGCACGAGCTGGACTATGTGGCTGCCCAGCAGGGGGAGCTCGAGCGGCTACTGGCGCCCCTCGAGTCTGCGCTGAAGCAGGCGCCTGCCCTCTCTGTACAGCAGCACGCCGACCTCGAACGTGAACACAC GTACCACATGGCGGAGAACATCAACTCCCAGCTGAACTGCGTGTCCCGTGACATTAGGGACATCGTGGAGCAGTTGAACGCAGCCAATGCATTTGCTGCACAGGACAAGCCG CTGCAACAGATTTCAAAGGTTCTGAATTCTCACATGGATGCCCTTATGTGGGTCCAACACAACTCGG GTGTTCTACAGCAGAAGCTGCAGGACCTGGAGCGCGCCTGTCAGCAGCAGAGAGCCGACCCGTTGCTGAAGCGCTAA